Proteins encoded together in one Temnothorax longispinosus isolate EJ_2023e chromosome 5, Tlon_JGU_v1, whole genome shotgun sequence window:
- the LOC139813775 gene encoding putative nuclease HARBI1 → MIDSVINFLTDELGPSVIKFPSTEEDKQQNAEEFEQIAGFPGVVGCIDGTFINIRTPIHKIKSTYVNRHDITSLTLQAICDANQKFLDVFTGVPGKIHDARTFSLSFIRPKVLQMGRDFHILGDAAYPINENVMTSYREYRDLTEEQREFNYRFCRTRVKIENAFGLLKQRWRQLIGTDMWRVLKTSKFIISCCVMHNLCIERNDFLNELENNARNDQENFVNHDDNARLGQLKRDELARQFV, encoded by the exons ATGATAGAtagtgtaataaattttttaactgacGAATTGGGCCCatcagtaataaaatttccaagTACTGAAGAAGACAAGCAACAAAATGCAGAAGAATTCGAGcag ATTGCAGGGTTTCCAGGAGTAGTTGGATGCATTGATGGAACATTCATCAACATTCGTACACCTatccataaaattaaatcaacttATGTCAATCGTCACGATATCACTTCATTAACTTTGCAAGCAATATGTGATGCGAACCAAAAGTTTTTGGATGTCTTCACCGGAGTACCAGGCAAgatccacgatgcaagaacatTTTCATTATCATTTATTCGGCCTAAAGTGCTGCAGATGGGACGAGACTTTCATATACTGGGAGATGCCGCATATCCAATAAATGAAAACGTCATGACGTCATATCGAGAGTATAGAGATTTGACAGAAGAACAACGAGAATTTAACTACCGATTTTGTCGTACAAgagttaaaattgaaaatgctTTCGGGCTCCTGAAACAAAGGTGGAGGCAGTTGATAGGGACGGATATGTGGCGTGTTTTGAAAacatcaaaatttataatttcatgttGCGTGATGCACAATTTATGCATTGAACGGAATGATTTTCTAAATGAGTTAGAAAATAATGCAAGAAACGAccaagaaaattttgtaaatcatGACGACAATGCTAGACTTGGTCAGCTAAAACGTGATGAATTGGCTAgacaatttgtataa